A window of the Hordeum vulgare subsp. vulgare chromosome 5H, MorexV3_pseudomolecules_assembly, whole genome shotgun sequence genome harbors these coding sequences:
- the LOC123395007 gene encoding CBL-interacting protein kinase 3-like produces MMKLIQHPNVVRLHEVMGSKARIFIVLEYVTGGELHDIIAARGSLKEDEACRYFQQFISDVDYCHSRGVYHRDLKLENLLLDTAGNLKVSDFGLSAISEQAKADGLLHTTCGTPNYVAPEVIEDKGYDGAFADLWSCGVILFVMLAGYLPFEDDNVSALYKKISGAQFTCPSWFSDGAKRLIPRILDPNPSTVRFLPPPPHLAATIDVARYVCFLRCLLASTG; encoded by the exons ATGATGAAGCTGATACAGCACCCCAATGTCGTCCGCCTGCATGAG GTGATGGGAAGTAAGGCAAGAATTTTCATCGTTCTGGAGTATGTTACGGGTGGAGAGCTCCATGACATCATT GCCGCCCGTGGGAGCTTGAAGGAGGATGAAGCATGCAGATATTTTCAACAATTCATCAGCGATGTTGATTATTGCCATAGCAGGGGTGTATACCACCGAGATCTGAAG CTAGAGAATTTATTGCTTGATACTGCTGGGAACCTCAAAGTCTCAGACTTTGGCTTGAGTGCGATATCTGAGCAGGCGAAG GCTGATGGGTTACTACATACTACCTGTGGGACACCGAACTATGTTGCTCCTGAG GTTATTGAAGATAAGGGCTATGATGGTGCGTTTGCAGACCTTTGGTCTTGTGGGGTAATTCTTTTTGTGATGCTTGCTGGATATCTGCCTTTTGAGGATGACAACGTCTCGGCCCTTTATAAAAAG ATCTCTGGAGCTCAGTTTACTTGTCCCTCTTGGTTTTCTGATGGAGCTAAAAGACTGATTCCCAGGATTCTTGATCCTAATCCGTCAACTGTAAgatttttacccccccccccccacctcgctGCCACCATAGACGTCGCAAGGTATGTATGCTTTTTGAGGTGCTTGCTAGCTTCAACTGGGTGA